The Rhizoctonia solani chromosome 14, complete sequence genome has a segment encoding these proteins:
- a CDS encoding Transposon Tf2-12 polyprotein: MKKFVNSYVSHCETCIRSKPTNQAPVGLLKPLQIPEQPWEDIAYDTIVGLPVSEGFDAILTVIDWFLKMVHFIPTQSTSSAIDIANLFITYIWKLHGLPRSTVSDRGLTFNAKFIQHLYQRLDIKPTFSTAYHPQTDGQTECIQREAEIFLCMFGNHCQSNWVSLLPLAEFALNNLKQTSNGKSPFQICYGYNPRFSVGQKSEEMVPNADEHAEFLEKGSDEVKAALSLSQERMKYFYDQRHREEEEIQVGDKGWLSH, from the coding sequence ATGAAAAAATTTGTCAACTCCTATGTCAGCCATTGTGAAACTTGTATTAGATCAAAGCCAACCAATCAAGCACCTGTGGGTCTATTGAAACCCTTACAAATCCCTGAACAACCTTGGGAGGATATAGCTTATGACACAATTGTTGGATTACCAGTTTCAGAAGGTTTTGATGCTATTCTCACAGTCATTGATTGGTTTTTGAAAATGGTGCActtcattccaacccagTCTACATCATCTGCCATTGATATTGCCAACCTCTTCATAACATATATTTGGAAATTACATGGACTACCAAGGAGTACAGTTTCAGACAGAGGTCTGACTTttaatgccaagtttatCCAACACCTATACCAAAGATTGGACATCAAACCTACTTTCTCCAcagcctaccaccctcaAACAGATGGTCAGACTGAATGCATACAGAGAGAGGCTGAAATCTTCCTTTgtatgtttgggaatcaCTGCCAATCCAATTGGGTATCATTGTTACCTTTAGCAGAGTTTGCTCTAAACAATCTAAAACAAACTTCTAATGGCAAATCTCCTTTCCAAATATGCTATGGATACAATCCAAGGTTCTCAGTTGGCCAGAAATCAGAAGAAATGGTCCCCAATGCAGATGAACATGCAGAATTCTTAGAAAAAGGCTCTGATGAGGTCAAAGCAGCACTTTCCCTAtcacaagaaaggatgaaataTTTCTATGATCAGAGACAtagggaagaagaggaaattcaagtaggagACAAAGGATGGCTTAGTCATTAA